The following proteins come from a genomic window of Rutidosis leptorrhynchoides isolate AG116_Rl617_1_P2 chromosome 10, CSIRO_AGI_Rlap_v1, whole genome shotgun sequence:
- the LOC139872088 gene encoding glyoxylate/succinic semialdehyde reductase 2, chloroplastic isoform X2, whose amino-acid sequence MTDEVPTRVGFLGLGIMGSPMAQNLIKAGCDVTVWNRTKSKCDPLINLGAKYKSSPGEVAASCDVTFAMLADPESALVVACGDDGAARGMGPGKGYVDVSTVDGPTSKLINAQIKETGALFLEAPVSGSKKPAEDGQLIFLTAGDKSLYDKVTSYLDIMGKSRFYLGDVGNGAAMKLVVNMIMGSMMTSFAEGLLLSEKVGLDLSVVVEVISQGAISAPMFSMKGPSMVQSKYPTAFPLKHQQKDMRLALGLAESVSQSTPIAAAANELYKVAKSHGLSDHDFSAVIEALKVKLKD is encoded by the exons ATGACAGACGAAGTTCCTACACGCGTGGGATTTCTCGGTCTTGGCATTATGGGTTCTCCGATGGCACAAAATCTTATAAAAGCAGG GTGTGACGTAACTGTTTGGAATAGGACGAAGAGTAAATGTGATCCTCTCATCAATCTTGGCGCAAA ATATAAGTCATCTCCAGGTGAAGTAGCGGCTTCTTGTGATGTCACATTTGCCATGCTTGCTGATCCTGAAAGTGCT CTGGTTGTTGCATGTGGTGATGACGGGGCTGCACGTGGAATGGGTCCCGGAAAAGG GTATGTAGATGTCTCAACCGTTGATGGACCCACATCCAAGTTGATAAACGCACAAATAAAAGAAACTGGAGCACTTTTTTTGGAG GCTCCAGTTTCAGGCTCTAAAAAGCCTGCAGAGGATGGACAACTTATATTCCTTACCGCAG GTGATAAATCGTTATACGACAAAGTCACATCATACTTGGACATAATGGGAAAG TCAAGGTTCTACCTAGGTGATGTTGGGAATGGAGCTGCAATGAAACTTGTTGTAAACATGATCATGGGaag CATGATGACATCTTTTGCTGAAGGATTGCTTCTTAGCGAGAAAGTAGGGCTTGATCTAAGTGTGGTGGTGGAG GTAATCTCGCAGGGGGCGATTAGTGCACCGATGTTCTCAATGAAAGGCCCTTCAATGGTGCAATCCAAATACCCTACTGCTTTCCCTTTAAAGCATCAACAAAAG GATATGAGGCTTGCTCTGGGTTTAGCTGAATCCGTTTCTCAATCGACGCCAATTGCAGCTGCTGCAAATGAGCTTTACAAGGTGGCTAAGTCGCACGGCTTAAGCGACCACGATTTTTCAGCAGTTATTGAAGCATTAAAAGTCAAACTGAAAGATTAA